The genome window TCACCAGCGCGCGCTTGCCACCGTCCACCAGGGCGATGCCGCGCGGCTCCTCGCCCACCGGCAGCTCCCAGCGCACCTGCAGCGAGCGCGTGTCCACCGCCATCAGCGTGCCGTGCGCGGTGGAGTCCAGCGCGGTGCTGTTCACCACGTACAGCGTGTCCCCGCCCGGCGCCACCGCCAGGCCCATGGGCTCCACGCCCACGGAGATGCGCGCCGCCTCGTTCCAGTCACCCCGGCGGATGACGGACACGCTGCGCTCGCCCCGGTTGGAGACGTAGACGGTGTCGTCCGGGCCCACCGCCACGCGCTCGGGGCGCTGGCCCACCTTCACCTCGCCGACCTTCTCGCCGCGCGCGGTGTCCACCACCGCGAGGATGCCGTTGTCGGCGTCCACCACGTAGAGGAAGGCGTCGTCGCGGCTGAGCGCCACCGAGCCGGAGGAATTGCTCCAGGTTGCCTCGGCCTGACGGTCACCACACGCCGTCAGCCCCAGCACCGAAGCCACTACCGCGGCCAGAACGTGCCGTCTCATGGGATGTCCTCCTCGTGCGCCCCGGCCCACCACCCACCTGCCCGTGCCAGATTCCGGAACGCCTTGCCTTGTGACGGGGGAAATGGCGGCCGGCCCTGGACGCTCGCCTCCCCCGCGGCCCCACATGCTTGCACCAGAAAGCCCCGGAAGTCGATTCCTTCCACACCCAGCGTGCGGGTGGTGGACAGTCCACTCCCGCAGTCCGGGTCCAAACGCCGCGAGCATGTGGCTCCGGGTGGGAGTAAAGGAGAGGAGCCGTGTCGCGCTCGCCCCCTGTCATCCTCAACTTCCGGCGCACGTTCGCCCTGCTCATCGTGCTGGTGGTGGTGCCGTCCGCCGGCCTGTCGGGCTTCGGCGTGGTGGCCATCATCAACGAGCGCGCGGCGGTGGAGAAGCGGCTGGAGTCGGCCTGGCGGGGGACGCTGGAGTCGATGGCGGACCAGCTGCCCCGGGCGCTGGCGTCGGCGCGCCTGGTGGAGGAGGCCGGCACGCTGCGCCTGGTGTTGCCGGATGGCCGCAGCGTGTCGGAGCCGGACGGCACCTTCCAGGTGGAGGGCGGGCGCGTCCACACGAACGACCCGCAGCTCCAGGAGGCGCTCACCGCCGTGCTGCCGGAGGCGGGCGCACTCCCCACCGAGCCGACGGTCTTCTCCCTGGCGACGGGGACGCGCGCGGTGATGGTGGCCGCCGAGCGCGAGGGGGACGTGGTGCACGGCGTGCGCCTGTCGGTGCGGGCCCTGGAGACGCTGATGGCCGAGCGGGTGGACCCCCGCGCCGTGTCCGGCGAGCCGGTGCGCTTCACCCTGCAGCCGGTGCCGCGCGAGGCCACCGAGAGCGGGCTGATGGGCAAGCTGGTGTCGGAGGTGGCGCAGGCACGCGCCAGCGCCCTGGGCCCCATGGGCCTGGCGGAGCGCGTGCTGTCCCCGCCCCTGCAGGACTTCCGGCTGGTGGTGCTGCCCACCGGCGAGGACCCGGTGGCGCGCGCCTCCACGCGCAACCGCGTGCTGTACGGCGTGCTGCTGGGCCTGTTCTACCTGACGCTGACGTTTGGCGTCGTCTACACGGGCCGCGCCCTCTACCGTGAAGCGCAGCTGTCGCGGATGAAGACGGACTTCGTGTCCCTGGTGAGCCATGAGCTGCGCACGCCGCTCACCTCCATCCGCATGTTCATCGAGACGCTCGCCCTGGGCCGGCTGAAGGACCCGGCGCAGATGCAGGAGGTGCTCACCCTGCTGACGCGCGAGACGGAGCGGCTCTCCATCTTCATCGAGCGCGTGCTGGACTGGGCGCGCATCGAGGGCGGGCGCAAGGTGTACCAGCGCGCGCCGTTACCCGTCATGGACGTGGTGGAGGCGGCGGTGGCGGCCTTCCGCGCGCAGCGGCTGGAGGGCGGCGTGGACCTGAAGGTGGACGTGGCCGAGGGCCTGCCGCGGCTGGACGTGGACAAGGAAGCGGTGGCCGGGGCCCTGCTCAACCTGCTGCAGAATGCCTACAAGTACAGCGGGCCCGCGGACCGGCGCATCACCCTCACCGCGCGAGGGGGAGGGAAGTTCGTGGACCTGTCCGTGGAGGACAACGGCGTGGGCATCGCCCCGAAGGAACGCAAGCGCATCTTCGAGCGCTTCTACCGCGTGGACAACCTGATGACGCGCAAGACGGAGGGCAGCGGCCTGGGGCTGGCCATCGCCCGGCGAATCGTCGAGGCTCACGGCGGCCGCATCGCCGTGCAGAGCGAGCCGGGCCGGGGCAGCCGGTTCACCATCCACCTGCCGGTGGGGAAGGCATGACCGAAAAGACGCGGCGCATCCTGGTGGTGGAGGACGACCTGTCCATCCTCGCCGGCCTGTCCATGAACCTGCGCTTCGAGGGCTACGAGGTCCTCCAGGCCCAGGACGGGCGCGCGGGACTGGCGCGCGCGCTGGACGAGGCGCCGGACCTGGTGGTGCTGGACCTCATGCTGCCGGAGCTCAACGGCTTCGAGGTGCTCAAGGAGCTGCGCCAGCGCGGGCGGGACACGCCCGTCGTCGTGCTGTCCGCCAAGGGCATGGAGACGGACAAGATTCTCGGCCTCAACCTGGGCGCGGACGACTACGTCGTGAAGCCCTTCGGCCTCCAGGAGCTGCTGGCGCGCATCAAGGCCGTGCTGCGCCGGCGCTACCCGTCGGCGAACGCCGCGCCCACGGTGACGTTCGGCGACGTGAGCGTGGACATGGCCGCGCGCACCGTGACGCGCGCGGGGGCGC of Pyxidicoccus xibeiensis contains these proteins:
- a CDS encoding sensor histidine kinase, translating into MSRSPPVILNFRRTFALLIVLVVVPSAGLSGFGVVAIINERAAVEKRLESAWRGTLESMADQLPRALASARLVEEAGTLRLVLPDGRSVSEPDGTFQVEGGRVHTNDPQLQEALTAVLPEAGALPTEPTVFSLATGTRAVMVAAEREGDVVHGVRLSVRALETLMAERVDPRAVSGEPVRFTLQPVPREATESGLMGKLVSEVAQARASALGPMGLAERVLSPPLQDFRLVVLPTGEDPVARASTRNRVLYGVLLGLFYLTLTFGVVYTGRALYREAQLSRMKTDFVSLVSHELRTPLTSIRMFIETLALGRLKDPAQMQEVLTLLTRETERLSIFIERVLDWARIEGGRKVYQRAPLPVMDVVEAAVAAFRAQRLEGGVDLKVDVAEGLPRLDVDKEAVAGALLNLLQNAYKYSGPADRRITLTARGGGKFVDLSVEDNGVGIAPKERKRIFERFYRVDNLMTRKTEGSGLGLAIARRIVEAHGGRIAVQSEPGRGSRFTIHLPVGKA
- a CDS encoding response regulator transcription factor: MTEKTRRILVVEDDLSILAGLSMNLRFEGYEVLQAQDGRAGLARALDEAPDLVVLDLMLPELNGFEVLKELRQRGRDTPVVVLSAKGMETDKILGLNLGADDYVVKPFGLQELLARIKAVLRRRYPSANAAPTVTFGDVSVDMAARTVTRAGAPVELTAQEFKLLAHFLGHPDRTFTREELLSGAWGYHYEGSARTVDNFMRQLRLKFEPDPEAPRHFLTVRGLGYRFER